One part of the Streptomyces sp. AM 2-1-1 genome encodes these proteins:
- the thrS gene encoding threonine--tRNA ligase yields MSDVRVIIHRDSEREERVVTTGTTAAELFPGQRSVVAARVGGELRDLSHVVQDGDTVEPVEISSEDGLNILRHSTAHVMAQAVQELFPEAKLGIGPPVKDGFYYDFDVEKPFTPEDLKAVEKKMQEIQKRGQRFSRRVVTDEAAREELAAEPYKLELIGIKGSASSDDGADVEVGGGELTIYDNLDAKTGDLCWKDLCRGPHLPTTRFIPAFKLMRNAAAYWRGSEKNPMLQRIYGTAWPTKEELKAHLEFLEEAAKRDHRKLGNELDLFSFPDEIGPGLAVFHPKGGVIRRAMEDYSRRRHEEEGYEFVYSPHATKGKLFEKSGHLDWYADGMYPPMQLDDGVDYYLKPMNCPMHNLIFDARGRSYRELPLRLFEFGTVYRYEKSGVVHGLTRSRGFTQDDAHIYCTKEQMAEELDRTLTFVLNLLRDYGLNDFYLELSTKDPEKFVGSDEIWEEATETLRQVAEMQGLPLVPDPGGAAFYGPKISVQCKDAIGRTWQMSTVQLDFNLPERFDLEYTGPDGTKQRPVMIHRALFGSIERFFAVLLEHYAGAFPVWLAPVQAVGIPIGDAHIPYLQEFAATARKQGLRVDVDASSDRMQKKIRNQQKAKVPFMIIAGDEDMANGAVSFRYRDGSQENGIPVAEAIAKIAKAVEDRVQV; encoded by the coding sequence GTGATCATCCATCGCGATTCCGAGCGGGAAGAGCGCGTGGTGACGACGGGCACGACGGCCGCCGAGCTCTTCCCCGGTCAGCGCTCGGTCGTCGCCGCCCGCGTCGGCGGCGAGCTGCGCGACCTCAGCCACGTCGTCCAGGACGGTGACACCGTCGAGCCCGTGGAGATCTCCTCCGAGGACGGCCTCAACATCCTGCGCCACTCCACCGCGCACGTGATGGCCCAGGCCGTCCAGGAGCTCTTCCCGGAGGCCAAGCTCGGCATCGGCCCGCCGGTCAAGGACGGCTTCTACTACGACTTCGACGTCGAGAAGCCGTTCACGCCCGAGGACCTCAAGGCCGTCGAGAAGAAGATGCAGGAGATCCAGAAGCGGGGCCAGCGGTTCTCCCGCCGCGTCGTCACCGACGAGGCCGCCCGCGAGGAGCTGGCCGCCGAGCCGTACAAGCTGGAGCTCATCGGCATCAAGGGCTCGGCCTCGTCCGACGACGGCGCCGACGTCGAGGTGGGCGGCGGCGAGCTGACCATCTACGACAACCTCGACGCCAAGACCGGCGACCTGTGCTGGAAGGACCTCTGCCGGGGTCCGCACCTGCCGACCACCCGGTTCATCCCCGCGTTCAAGCTGATGCGCAACGCCGCCGCGTACTGGCGCGGCAGCGAGAAGAACCCGATGCTCCAGCGCATCTACGGCACCGCGTGGCCCACCAAGGAAGAGCTCAAGGCGCACCTGGAGTTCCTGGAGGAGGCCGCCAAGCGCGACCACCGCAAGCTCGGCAACGAGCTGGACCTCTTCTCCTTCCCCGACGAGATCGGCCCCGGGCTCGCCGTCTTCCACCCCAAGGGCGGCGTCATCCGCCGGGCCATGGAGGACTACTCGCGGCGCCGCCACGAGGAGGAGGGCTACGAGTTCGTCTACAGCCCGCACGCCACCAAGGGCAAGCTCTTCGAGAAGTCCGGCCACCTGGACTGGTACGCCGACGGCATGTACCCCCCCATGCAGCTCGACGACGGGGTGGACTACTACCTCAAGCCGATGAACTGCCCGATGCACAACCTGATCTTCGACGCGCGCGGCCGTTCCTACCGTGAACTCCCGCTGCGCCTCTTCGAGTTCGGCACGGTCTACCGGTACGAGAAGTCCGGCGTGGTGCACGGCCTGACCCGCTCGCGCGGATTCACCCAGGACGACGCCCACATCTACTGCACCAAGGAGCAGATGGCCGAGGAGCTGGACCGCACGCTCACCTTCGTGCTGAACCTGCTCCGCGACTACGGGCTGAACGACTTCTACCTGGAGCTCTCCACCAAGGACCCGGAGAAGTTCGTCGGCTCGGACGAGATCTGGGAGGAGGCCACCGAGACCCTGCGCCAGGTCGCCGAGATGCAGGGCCTCCCGCTGGTCCCGGACCCGGGCGGCGCGGCCTTCTACGGCCCCAAGATCTCCGTGCAGTGCAAGGACGCCATCGGCCGCACCTGGCAGATGTCGACCGTGCAGCTCGACTTCAACCTGCCGGAGCGCTTCGACCTGGAGTACACCGGCCCGGACGGCACCAAGCAGCGCCCGGTCATGATCCACCGTGCCCTGTTCGGCTCCATCGAGCGCTTCTTCGCGGTGCTCCTGGAGCACTACGCGGGCGCCTTCCCGGTTTGGCTCGCCCCGGTCCAGGCGGTCGGTATCCCGATCGGCGACGCCCACATCCCCTACCTCCAGGAGTTCGCCGCCACGGCGCGCAAGCAGGGGCTGCGGGTCGACGTGGACGCCTCCTCCGACCGGATGCAGAAGAAGATCCGCAACCAGCAGAAGGCCAAGGTCCCCTTCATGATCATCGCGGGTGACGAGGACATGGCCAACGGCGCCGTCTCGTTCCGCTACCGCGACGGTTCCCAGGAGAACGGCATCCCGGTCGCCGAGGCGATCGCCAAGATCGCCAAGGCCGTGGAGGACCGCGTCCAGGTCTGA
- a CDS encoding potassium channel family protein, whose amino-acid sequence MSDRPVPPSDRPDPPNGRPAVLVPPGLRRWEARTEIPLGIASLVFLAGYALHVLAGRDRPPWPDVGLVLVYGTWALFVVDYGVRLRLSGQGHRFVRSHGLDTVVLVMPLLRPLRVVKVYAAVQQRRARPRLSLYARVMSYAGLSALLLGLSAALTVYHVEHTAPGAGIRTFGDAVWWACETLTTVGYGDVVPVTPEGRVVAAGLMACGLALLGAVTGSFSSWLLQVFRREDEEGPPAG is encoded by the coding sequence ATGAGCGACCGCCCCGTTCCGCCGAGCGACCGCCCCGATCCCCCGAACGGCCGTCCCGCGGTCCTCGTACCGCCGGGGCTCCGCCGGTGGGAGGCGCGCACGGAGATCCCGCTCGGCATCGCCTCGCTGGTCTTCCTCGCGGGATACGCGCTCCACGTGCTGGCCGGCCGGGACCGGCCTCCGTGGCCGGACGTGGGACTGGTGCTGGTCTACGGGACCTGGGCACTCTTCGTCGTGGACTACGGCGTCCGTCTGCGGCTCAGCGGGCAGGGCCACCGTTTCGTGCGGTCGCACGGGCTGGACACCGTGGTGCTGGTGATGCCCCTGCTGCGGCCGTTGCGGGTGGTGAAGGTGTACGCGGCGGTCCAGCAGCGCAGGGCCCGCCCGAGGCTGAGCCTGTACGCCCGCGTGATGTCGTACGCCGGGCTCTCCGCCCTCCTGCTGGGCCTCTCCGCCGCGCTCACCGTCTACCACGTGGAGCACACGGCTCCGGGCGCCGGCATCCGTACCTTCGGGGACGCGGTCTGGTGGGCGTGCGAGACGCTGACCACGGTGGGGTACGGGGACGTGGTGCCGGTCACCCCGGAGGGCCGGGTGGTCGCGGCGGGGCTGATGGCCTGTGGTCTGGCCCTGCTCGGCGCGGTGACGGGCTCCTTCTCGTCCTGGCTGCTGCAGGTTTTCCGGCGGGAGGACGAGGAAGGGCCCCCGGCGGGCTGA
- a CDS encoding HIT domain-containing protein, whose translation MLKRMTSEPEQQIGVGTPDAFQRLWTPHRMAYIQGENKPSGPGADDGCPFCAIPSKSDEDGLVVARGTHVYAVLNLYPYTGGHLMVVPYRHVADYTGLDAPETLELADFTKRAMVALRAASGAHGFNIGMNQGAVAGAGIAAHLHQHLVPRWGGDTNFMPVVGHTKVLPQLLGDTRAMLADAWPAA comes from the coding sequence ATGCTGAAGCGCATGACGAGTGAGCCCGAGCAGCAGATCGGAGTGGGGACGCCCGACGCGTTCCAGCGCCTGTGGACGCCCCACCGGATGGCCTACATCCAAGGGGAGAACAAGCCGAGCGGTCCCGGCGCGGACGACGGCTGTCCGTTCTGCGCGATCCCGTCCAAATCGGACGAGGACGGGCTCGTCGTGGCGCGCGGCACCCACGTCTACGCGGTGCTCAACCTCTACCCCTACACCGGGGGCCACCTCATGGTCGTGCCGTACCGGCACGTCGCGGACTACACCGGGCTGGACGCCCCGGAGACGCTGGAGCTCGCCGACTTCACCAAGCGGGCCATGGTCGCGCTGCGGGCCGCCTCCGGAGCCCACGGCTTCAACATCGGCATGAACCAGGGCGCGGTCGCCGGCGCCGGCATCGCCGCCCACCTGCACCAGCACCTCGTCCCGCGCTGGGGCGGCGACACCAACTTCATGCCCGTCGTGGGACACACCAAGGTGCTCCCGCAGCTCCTCGGCGACACCCGCGCGATGCTGGCCGACGCCTGGCCGGCCGCCTGA
- the pgsA gene encoding phosphatidylinositol phosphate synthase — protein MLNKYARAFFTRVLTPFAALLLRLGVSPDAVTLIGTAGVMAGALVFFPMGEFFWGTIVITVFVFSDLVDGNMARQAGISSRWGAFLDSTLDRVADGAVFGGFALWYAGSGDDNVLCAVAIFCLASGQVVSYTKARGESIGLPVAVNGLVERAERLVISLVAAGLAGLHGFGVPGIDVLLPIALWIVAAGSLVTLVQRVVTVRRESAEADAAAAAAAGPVGRGTEDGR, from the coding sequence ATGCTGAACAAGTACGCGCGTGCGTTTTTCACGCGTGTCCTCACGCCGTTCGCCGCACTGCTGCTCCGCCTCGGGGTGAGTCCCGACGCGGTCACCCTGATCGGCACGGCCGGAGTGATGGCCGGTGCGCTCGTCTTCTTCCCCATGGGGGAGTTCTTCTGGGGCACCATCGTCATCACCGTCTTCGTCTTCTCGGACCTCGTCGACGGGAACATGGCACGGCAGGCCGGGATCTCCAGCCGTTGGGGCGCGTTCCTCGACTCGACGCTCGACCGGGTGGCGGACGGTGCCGTCTTCGGCGGCTTCGCCCTCTGGTACGCGGGCAGCGGGGACGACAACGTCCTGTGCGCCGTGGCCATCTTCTGCCTCGCCAGCGGCCAGGTCGTCTCCTACACCAAGGCGCGCGGCGAGTCGATCGGCCTTCCCGTCGCGGTGAACGGCCTCGTCGAGCGGGCCGAGCGCCTGGTGATCTCGCTGGTCGCCGCCGGTCTCGCCGGACTGCACGGCTTCGGTGTGCCCGGCATCGACGTCCTGCTGCCGATCGCGCTGTGGATCGTCGCCGCGGGCAGCCTGGTGACCCTCGTGCAGCGCGTGGTGACCGTGCGCCGTGAGTCCGCCGAGGCCGATGCCGCCGCGGCAGCCGCAGCCGGCCCGGTGGGTCGGGGGACCGAGGACGGCCGGTGA
- a CDS encoding phosphatidylinositol mannoside acyltransferase: MSAPRTDLRDRLTDGLYGLGWGAVKKLPEPAARALFRTLADQVWKRRGTSVLRLESNLARVVPDASPARLAELSRAGMRSYMRYWLESFRLPTWSPEQIRERIDVSDVHHLTEALDAGRGAVVALPHLGNWDLAGAWVTTDLKVPFTTVAERLKPETLYDRFVAYRESLGMEVLPHSGGAAFGTLARRLRAGGLVCLVADRDLSASGVEVDFFGARARMPAGPALLAQQTGASLLPVTLGFDDTPVMRARVHPPVVVPGNGTRAERTAVMTQALADAFAEGIAAHPADWHMLQRLWLDDLDGHQGPGTQETRAEPA, translated from the coding sequence GTGAGCGCCCCCCGCACCGACCTCAGGGACAGGCTGACCGACGGGCTCTACGGGCTCGGCTGGGGCGCGGTGAAGAAGCTGCCCGAGCCGGCCGCCCGGGCCCTCTTCCGTACCCTCGCCGACCAGGTGTGGAAGCGGCGCGGCACGAGCGTGCTCCGGCTGGAGTCCAACCTGGCACGCGTCGTGCCCGACGCCTCCCCGGCGCGGCTCGCCGAACTCTCCCGGGCCGGCATGCGCTCCTACATGCGGTACTGGTTGGAGTCCTTCCGGCTGCCCACCTGGAGCCCGGAACAGATCAGGGAACGCATCGACGTCTCGGACGTCCACCACCTCACCGAGGCCCTGGACGCAGGACGCGGAGCCGTCGTGGCCCTGCCGCACCTGGGGAACTGGGACCTGGCCGGAGCCTGGGTCACCACCGACCTCAAGGTCCCCTTCACCACGGTCGCCGAACGCCTCAAGCCCGAAACCCTCTACGACCGCTTCGTCGCCTACCGCGAGAGCCTCGGCATGGAGGTGCTGCCCCACAGCGGCGGCGCCGCCTTCGGCACCCTGGCCCGCCGGCTGCGCGCCGGCGGCCTCGTCTGCCTGGTCGCCGACCGGGACCTGTCCGCCTCCGGCGTCGAGGTCGACTTCTTCGGCGCCCGCGCCCGGATGCCCGCCGGCCCCGCCCTCCTCGCCCAGCAGACCGGAGCGTCGCTGCTCCCCGTCACTCTCGGCTTCGACGACACACCCGTCATGCGGGCCAGGGTCCACCCGCCCGTCGTCGTACCCGGGAACGGGACCAGGGCCGAGCGGACCGCCGTCATGACCCAGGCGCTCGCCGACGCCTTCGCCGAGGGCATCGCCGCCCACCCGGCGGACTGGCACATGCTGCAACGGCTGTGGCTGGACGACCTCGACGGCCACCAGGGCCCCGGGACCCAGGAAACCCGAGCGGAGCCCGCGTGA
- the pdxS gene encoding pyridoxal 5'-phosphate synthase lyase subunit PdxS, whose amino-acid sequence MSTLPSTPQSAESAGSPATGTARVKRGMAEQLKGGVIMDVVDAEQAKIAEDAGAVAVMALERVPADIRKDGGVARMSDPNMIEEIIGAVSIPVMAKSRIGHFVEAQVLQSLGVDYIDESEVLTPADEVNHSDKFAFTTPFVCGATNLGEALRRIAEGAAMIRSKGEAGTGNVVEAVRHLRQIRQEIARLRGYDNNELYAAAKDLRAPYELVKEVAELGKLPVVLFSAGGVATPADAALMRQLGAEGVFVGSGIFKSGDPAKRAAAIVKATTFYDDPQVIADASRNLGEAMVGINCDTLPEAERYANRGW is encoded by the coding sequence GTGTCCACGCTTCCCAGCACCCCGCAGTCCGCAGAGTCCGCCGGTTCGCCCGCCACCGGCACCGCCCGTGTCAAGCGCGGCATGGCCGAGCAGCTCAAGGGCGGCGTGATCATGGACGTCGTCGACGCCGAGCAGGCGAAGATCGCCGAGGACGCGGGCGCGGTGGCCGTGATGGCCCTGGAGCGGGTGCCGGCCGACATCCGCAAGGACGGCGGCGTGGCCCGGATGTCCGACCCCAACATGATCGAGGAGATCATCGGGGCCGTCTCCATCCCCGTCATGGCCAAGTCCCGCATCGGGCACTTCGTCGAGGCCCAGGTCCTCCAGTCCCTCGGTGTCGACTACATCGACGAGTCCGAGGTCCTCACCCCGGCCGACGAGGTCAACCACAGCGACAAGTTCGCCTTCACCACCCCGTTCGTCTGCGGTGCCACCAACCTGGGCGAGGCCCTGCGCCGGATCGCCGAGGGCGCCGCGATGATCCGCTCCAAGGGCGAGGCCGGCACCGGCAACGTCGTCGAGGCCGTCCGCCACCTGCGCCAGATCAGACAGGAGATCGCCCGCCTGCGCGGTTACGACAACAACGAGCTGTACGCCGCCGCCAAGGACCTGCGCGCCCCCTACGAGCTGGTCAAGGAAGTCGCCGAGCTCGGCAAGCTCCCCGTCGTGCTCTTCTCCGCCGGTGGTGTCGCCACCCCCGCCGACGCCGCGCTCATGCGCCAGCTCGGAGCCGAGGGCGTTTTCGTCGGCTCCGGCATCTTCAAGTCGGGCGACCCGGCCAAGCGCGCCGCCGCCATCGTGAAGGCCACCACCTTCTACGACGACCCCCAGGTCATCGCCGACGCCTCGCGCAACCTGGGTGAGGCCATGGTCGGCATCAACTGCGACACGCTGCCCGAGGCCGAGCGCTACGCCAACCGCGGCTGGTAA
- the pdxT gene encoding pyridoxal 5'-phosphate synthase glutaminase subunit PdxT has protein sequence MTDTPVVGVLALQGDVREHLIALASADALARPVRRPEELAGVDGLVIPGGESTTMSKLAVLFGMMEPLRERVRAGMPVYGTCAGMIMLADKILDPRSGQETVGGIDMIVRRNAFGRQNESFEASVTVRGIDESTGGPVEGVFIRAPWVESVGASAEVLAEHRGHIVAVRQGNALATSFHPELTGDHRVHALFVEMVRATL, from the coding sequence ATGACCGACACTCCCGTGGTCGGGGTGCTCGCCCTCCAGGGCGACGTGCGCGAGCACCTGATCGCCCTGGCCTCGGCGGACGCCCTGGCCAGGCCGGTCCGGCGCCCCGAGGAACTGGCCGGGGTCGACGGTCTCGTCATCCCCGGCGGCGAATCCACCACCATGTCCAAACTCGCCGTGCTCTTCGGCATGATGGAGCCGCTGCGCGAACGGGTCCGGGCGGGCATGCCGGTCTACGGCACCTGCGCCGGCATGATCATGCTCGCCGACAAGATCCTGGACCCGCGCTCGGGCCAGGAGACCGTCGGCGGAATCGACATGATCGTGCGCCGCAACGCCTTCGGCCGCCAGAACGAGTCCTTCGAGGCCTCGGTCACCGTCCGCGGCATCGACGAGTCCACCGGCGGACCGGTGGAGGGCGTGTTCATCCGGGCACCCTGGGTGGAGTCGGTGGGCGCCTCGGCCGAGGTCCTCGCCGAGCACCGCGGCCACATCGTGGCCGTACGCCAGGGGAACGCGCTCGCGACCTCGTTCCACCCCGAGCTGACCGGCGACCACCGTGTCCACGCGCTCTTCGTCGAGATGGTGCGCGCGACGCTCTGA
- a CDS encoding YebC/PmpR family DNA-binding transcriptional regulator: MSGHSKWATTKHKKAVVDAKRGKLFAKLIKNIEVAARSGGVDLDGNPTLVDAVQKAKKSSVPNKNIDSAVKRGGGLEAGGADYETIMYEGYGPNGVAVLIECLTDNRNRAASDVRVAMTRNGGSMADPGSVSYLFHRKGVIHVPKGDLTEDDVLGAVLDAGAEEVNDLGDTFEVVSEATDMVAVRTALQNEGIDYDSADANFLPTMQVELDEEGARKIFKLIDALEDSDDVQNVFANFEVPDEVMEKLDAA; encoded by the coding sequence ATGTCCGGCCACTCTAAATGGGCTACGACGAAGCACAAGAAGGCCGTGGTCGACGCCAAGCGCGGCAAGCTCTTCGCGAAGCTGATCAAGAACATCGAGGTCGCGGCCCGCTCCGGCGGCGTCGACCTCGACGGCAACCCGACGCTCGTCGACGCCGTCCAGAAGGCGAAGAAGAGCTCCGTCCCCAACAAGAACATCGACTCCGCGGTCAAGCGCGGTGGCGGTCTCGAAGCGGGCGGCGCCGACTACGAGACGATCATGTACGAGGGGTACGGTCCCAACGGTGTCGCGGTGCTCATCGAGTGCCTCACCGACAACCGCAACCGCGCCGCCTCGGACGTGCGTGTGGCGATGACCCGCAACGGCGGCTCGATGGCCGACCCGGGCTCCGTCTCGTACCTGTTCCACCGCAAGGGCGTCATCCACGTGCCCAAGGGCGACCTGACCGAGGACGACGTGCTCGGCGCCGTGCTCGACGCGGGCGCCGAAGAGGTCAACGACCTCGGCGACACCTTCGAGGTCGTCAGCGAGGCCACCGACATGGTCGCGGTCCGCACCGCGCTCCAGAACGAGGGCATCGACTACGACTCCGCCGACGCCAACTTCCTGCCCACCATGCAGGTGGAGCTCGACGAAGAGGGCGCGCGCAAGATCTTCAAGCTCATCGACGCGCTGGAGGACAGCGACGACGTGCAGAACGTCTTCGCCAACTTCGAGGTTCCGGACGAGGTCATGGAGAAGCTCGACGCCGCCTGA
- the ruvC gene encoding crossover junction endodeoxyribonuclease RuvC: MRVLGVDPGLTRCGVGVVDGVAGRPLTMIGVGVVRTPPDAELGDRLVAVERGIEQWLDEHRPQYVAVERVFSQHNVRTVMGTAQASAVAMLCAARRGIPVALHTPSEVKAAVTGSGRADKAQVGAMVTRLLRLDAPPKPADAADALALAICHIWRAPAQNRLQQAVAAQRTLKGRTA, translated from the coding sequence ATGCGCGTACTCGGCGTGGACCCGGGGCTGACCCGGTGCGGGGTCGGCGTCGTCGACGGCGTCGCCGGCCGCCCGCTGACCATGATCGGAGTCGGCGTGGTGCGCACCCCGCCCGACGCCGAACTCGGCGACCGCCTGGTCGCCGTCGAGCGGGGCATCGAGCAGTGGCTCGACGAACACCGCCCCCAATACGTCGCCGTGGAGCGCGTGTTCAGCCAGCACAACGTCCGTACGGTGATGGGCACCGCCCAGGCCAGCGCGGTCGCCATGCTCTGCGCCGCCCGCCGCGGCATCCCCGTCGCCCTGCACACCCCCAGCGAGGTCAAGGCCGCCGTCACCGGCTCCGGACGCGCCGACAAAGCCCAGGTCGGCGCCATGGTCACCCGGCTGCTCCGGCTCGACGCGCCCCCCAAGCCCGCCGACGCCGCCGACGCCCTCGCCCTCGCGATCTGCCACATCTGGCGGGCCCCGGCGCAGAACCGGCTCCAGCAGGCCGTCGCCGCCCAACGCACGCTGAAAGGCCGCACCGCATGA
- the ruvA gene encoding Holliday junction branch migration protein RuvA: MIAFLSGPVAALSPAAAVIEVGGIGMAVQCAPRTLADLRIGQQARLATSLVVREDSLTLYGFADDDERQVFETLQTASGVGPRLAQAMLATHSPDALRQAVSTGDEKALMAVSGIGKKGAQKLLLELKDRLGAPLGALIGRQTPGAAAVADWREQLQAALIGLGYAPREAEEAVSAVAPQAEAALADGVRPPVPQLLRAALQTLNRTR, translated from the coding sequence ATGATCGCCTTCCTCTCCGGCCCGGTGGCCGCCCTCTCCCCGGCCGCGGCCGTCATCGAGGTCGGCGGCATCGGCATGGCCGTCCAGTGCGCCCCGCGCACCCTCGCCGACCTCCGGATCGGACAGCAGGCCAGGCTCGCCACCTCGCTCGTCGTCCGCGAGGACTCCCTCACCCTCTACGGCTTCGCCGACGACGACGAGCGGCAGGTCTTCGAGACGCTCCAGACCGCCAGCGGGGTCGGACCCCGCCTCGCCCAGGCGATGCTCGCCACCCACAGCCCGGACGCACTGCGCCAGGCCGTCTCCACCGGCGACGAGAAGGCCCTCATGGCCGTCTCCGGCATCGGCAAGAAGGGCGCCCAGAAGCTCCTGCTGGAGCTCAAGGACCGGCTCGGCGCCCCGCTCGGGGCCCTCATCGGCCGGCAGACGCCCGGAGCCGCGGCCGTCGCCGACTGGCGCGAGCAGCTGCAGGCCGCCCTGATCGGTCTCGGCTACGCCCCGAGGGAGGCCGAGGAGGCGGTGTCCGCCGTCGCCCCGCAGGCCGAGGCGGCCCTCGCGGACGGCGTCCGGCCGCCCGTGCCGCAGCTGTTGCGCGCCGCCCTCCAGACCCTCAACCGCACCCGCTGA
- the ruvB gene encoding Holliday junction branch migration DNA helicase RuvB — protein MNWDETGPDTDERAADAAAYDDRLVTGVADGEDTAVEAALRPKDLDEFVGQEKVREQLDLVLKAARARGATADHVLLSGAPGLGKTTLSMIIAAEMNAPIRITSGPAIQHAGDLAAILSSLQEGEVLFLDEIHRMSRPAEEMLYMAMEDFRVDVIVGKGPGATAIPLELPPFTLVGATTRAGLLPPPLRDRFGFTGHMEFYAPAELERVLHRSAGLLDVAIDTAGAAEIAGRSRGTPRIANRLLRRVRDYAQVKADGVIDREIAAAALKVYEVDARGLDRLDRAVLGALLKLFGGGPVGLSTLAVAVGEERETVEEVAEPFLVREGLLARTPRGRVATPAAWAHLGLVPPQHGAKGQAGLFGA, from the coding sequence ATGAACTGGGACGAGACCGGACCCGACACCGACGAGCGGGCGGCCGACGCGGCGGCGTACGACGACCGGCTGGTCACCGGCGTTGCGGACGGCGAGGACACCGCCGTCGAGGCCGCCCTGCGACCCAAGGACCTCGACGAGTTCGTGGGCCAGGAGAAGGTCCGCGAACAGCTCGACCTCGTCCTCAAGGCGGCCCGTGCCCGCGGTGCCACCGCCGACCACGTGCTCCTTTCGGGGGCACCCGGTCTCGGCAAGACCACTCTTTCGATGATCATCGCAGCGGAGATGAACGCGCCCATCCGGATCACCTCCGGACCCGCCATCCAGCACGCGGGCGACCTCGCCGCGATCCTCTCCTCCCTCCAGGAGGGCGAGGTCCTCTTCCTGGACGAGATCCATCGCATGTCCCGGCCCGCCGAGGAGATGCTCTACATGGCGATGGAGGACTTCCGCGTCGACGTCATCGTCGGAAAGGGACCGGGCGCCACCGCCATCCCCCTCGAACTTCCCCCGTTCACCCTGGTCGGCGCCACCACCCGGGCCGGCCTGCTGCCGCCCCCGCTGAGGGACCGTTTCGGCTTCACCGGTCACATGGAGTTCTACGCCCCCGCCGAGCTGGAACGCGTCCTGCACCGCTCCGCCGGACTCCTCGACGTGGCCATCGACACCGCGGGCGCCGCCGAGATCGCCGGCCGCTCCCGGGGCACCCCCCGCATCGCCAACCGCCTGCTGCGCCGCGTCCGCGACTACGCCCAGGTCAAGGCGGACGGCGTGATCGACCGGGAGATCGCCGCCGCGGCGCTCAAGGTGTACGAGGTCGACGCCCGCGGGCTCGACCGGCTCGACCGGGCCGTCCTCGGCGCGCTGCTGAAGCTCTTCGGCGGCGGTCCCGTCGGCCTCTCCACCCTCGCCGTCGCCGTGGGGGAGGAGCGGGAGACGGTCGAGGAGGTCGCCGAGCCCTTCCTCGTACGGGAGGGACTGCTGGCCAGGACGCCGCGCGGAAGGGTGGCCACACCGGCCGCCTGGGCCCATCTGGGCCTTGTTCCGCCGCAGCACGGCGCAAAGGGACAAGCGGGCCTGTTCGGGGCGTGA
- the yajC gene encoding preprotein translocase subunit YajC: MSFQFLLPFIVIIGAMFLMTRSAKKKQQAASQMRNEMLPGTGVRTIGGMYATVKEIQEDTVLLEVAPGVHAIYAKNAIGAVLEDAEYNRIVHGDTEELDTPVVPDDASSLTGDHAVEVEKIDLGKKPVDDDAEGTPAKDAPVADAKDDGDTGAK; encoded by the coding sequence GTGAGCTTCCAATTTCTTCTCCCCTTCATCGTGATCATCGGGGCCATGTTCCTGATGACCCGGTCCGCCAAGAAGAAGCAGCAGGCGGCCTCCCAGATGCGCAACGAGATGCTGCCGGGCACCGGTGTCCGCACGATCGGTGGCATGTACGCCACGGTCAAGGAGATCCAGGAGGACACCGTCCTCCTGGAGGTCGCTCCGGGCGTCCACGCGATCTACGCGAAGAACGCCATCGGCGCCGTCCTGGAGGACGCGGAGTACAACCGCATCGTCCACGGCGACACGGAGGAGCTCGACACCCCGGTCGTTCCGGACGACGCCTCGTCGCTCACCGGTGACCACGCGGTGGAGGTCGAGAAGATCGACCTCGGCAAGAAGCCCGTGGACGACGACGCCGAGGGCACCCCGGCGAAGGACGCTCCGGTCGCGGACGCCAAGGACGACGGCGACACCGGCGCGAAGTAG